The genomic segment GGCTGTATTGTTTCTTTGAAGATAAATCTGCGAAGTCAGCAAAGAATTTCCACCATCCCAGCCTTTTACATTCACCTGATTGTACAAATCCATTCCCTGCTGTTTTATAAATGCCATAATTACAGCATCGTTAACATTCCCCATCTGCAATTCGTCGCAAAGCTGTAAAATATAAACCAACGGATTTTTGATTTTATTTCCAGAATTTTCTTTTTTAAATTCTTCGATAAAAATCTTAGTCAGTAAAGGCTGAATTTCGAATTTTTCTTTTCGGAAATAATCGCCGTAATAAACTACTAAATCTTCGGGAGGATTATCATAAATAAACCATTTCAGAATTTTTCTTGTAATGAGATACGGAATGTTTTTTTGCTCGAAAATAATATCAACCAAATCATCTGCTTTCCAGTTTCCGGTTTTTCCGAAATAAGTTTTATTGCTGTTGTCTTCGATATTTTTTCTGTAAACCGCTCCATCATCACCAATATTTAAACCAGCTAAAGCTTTTGCACCGTTTTTAATATCGTCTTCGGTATAATTTCCGATTCCGATAGTGAATAGTTCGAGTAATTCGCGACTTAAGTTTTCGTTGACTTTCCCTTTTTTGTTATCGCCATTGTCTAAATACCGAACCATTGCATTTGATTTCAGAATCTGTTTAGTTAATTCTTTAAAATTACCAAAAGCATTTTCGCGTAAAATCATATTGTGCTGATAAATCCAGTAATTGATTTTTACTTTTTGAGAAGTGGAAACAAAATGATTGTGCCAAAAACAAACCATGCTTTCACGCAATGGAAATTCATCGTTTCGCATTTTTGCAATCCACCATTTTTTGAATTCGGCAGTCGCTTGATTTTCTTTTTTCTGAATTTCCTTTTTGGTTTCGGGTTCTGAAGTTTTGATTATTTCCCGAACTTGTTTCAACTCTAATGTAGTTTTAGGCTGATCTTGCAGAAAGTCTGGAAGTACTTTATCGAATTTTGAATTATAAGATTGCTTTAGAAATTTTTC from the Flavobacterium sp. genome contains:
- a CDS encoding DUF1800 domain-containing protein gives rise to the protein MKKSSLWSLRLGFSGKQASKIEKLGLEKFLKQSYNSKFDKVLPDFLQDQPKTTLELKQVREIIKTSEPETKKEIQKKENQATAEFKKWWIAKMRNDEFPLRESMVCFWHNHFVSTSQKVKINYWIYQHNMILRENAFGNFKELTKQILKSNAMVRYLDNGDNKKGKVNENLSRELLELFTIGIGNYTEDDIKNGAKALAGLNIGDDGAVYRKNIEDNSNKTYFGKTGNWKADDLVDIIFEQKNIPYLITRKILKWFIYDNPPEDLVVYYGDYFRKEKFEIQPLLTKIFIEEFKKENSGNKIKNPLVYILQLCDELQMGNVNDAVIMAFIKQQGMDLYNQVNVKGWDGGNSLLTSQIYLQRNNTADLLCSGKSLNRRVLKTMINGVEKEKSEYEKVAIKVAFDSDGNNKTIISELSDRLLFTVSDSAQKDMENLLKYDFDPKDPHADFAVVRLFNYITKLPEYQLI